A genomic region of Actinomycetota bacterium contains the following coding sequences:
- a CDS encoding transglutaminase domain-containing protein: MPGKLLSRLKDLVAPRDVDDSRGFRIAVWASVSVSVLALAWQGVINPSLVVPCLALIALGFLVSWWRRYNHNIPIKALIALLVLAACASFLRQSYLQPYDLRIPLAELFLWVQVLHSFDLPRRRDLLYSLVSSFILLALAGSYSVTTAFAWIVLIWLLCAVPALYHAQRSRLISLSAGTGRAAVARGTYRRVSATLSALLVAVTVASLAFGAFLPRFSVTYLRSLPFSLRRSVFSPQGYSLSNPGYPDLPSRPPRDPLEVNPEAYFGFGPFLDLRSRGVMSDLPVMKVRASDPAYWSGLVFRRYNGFAWELPQGEPERLYTPEQPFTITMTEGQSHLATKNLVQTYYLESEQPNVIFAAYRPALLYYPSDYIYRDESGLKSPFTLSQGLVYSAVSYCIEYSDDELLPMAGRVREGEMAPYLELPELPERVRRLAEEIAPREGNVLVKARAIEDYLARNYEYSLDVPPLPPGKDAVDFFLFETRRGYCEHFATAYAVLCRLAGVPSRVVTGYSTGEYNPFTGLYEVSLDDAHAWAEIYLPGVGWVAREPTPGFALPDYRQSYGIFWIFRDLFSWLGRGIASLFPPSLRAFFKSAFSALASGVKGLFSGLAYSSREAPWLPATFFLLLVAAAFAVRARARRRSAHALALAGDPIAAMEAFLRSLEPLGIARVPQQTLWEYRERVASALPGISLEEEFRLFERARYGGGRLDPAELSFLKRGLARAVEEAGLLHGKGGFRKARDRCSPAQARGTDAR; encoded by the coding sequence ATGCCTGGAAAGCTCCTTTCCCGCCTGAAGGACCTCGTAGCCCCGCGCGACGTGGACGATTCGCGGGGGTTCCGCATCGCAGTATGGGCTTCCGTGTCGGTCTCCGTCCTTGCTCTCGCCTGGCAGGGGGTGATAAATCCCTCGCTCGTCGTGCCCTGCCTCGCCCTCATAGCCCTGGGGTTCCTGGTCAGCTGGTGGCGCCGTTACAATCACAACATCCCCATCAAGGCGCTGATCGCCCTGCTGGTGCTGGCCGCCTGCGCCTCCTTCCTGCGCCAGTCCTACCTGCAGCCCTATGACCTCCGCATCCCCCTGGCGGAGTTGTTCCTCTGGGTGCAGGTGCTGCACAGCTTCGACCTTCCGCGCCGCCGCGACCTCCTCTATTCCCTGGTGAGCTCCTTCATCCTCCTGGCGCTGGCCGGCTCCTATTCCGTCACCACCGCCTTCGCCTGGATAGTCCTGATCTGGTTGCTCTGCGCCGTCCCCGCCCTGTACCATGCCCAGAGGTCGCGCCTCATCTCCCTCTCCGCCGGCACGGGGAGGGCGGCCGTCGCCCGGGGCACCTACCGCAGGGTCTCTGCGACGCTTTCCGCCCTCCTGGTGGCGGTAACGGTGGCGAGCCTCGCCTTCGGCGCCTTCCTGCCGCGCTTTTCCGTGACCTACCTGCGCTCGCTGCCCTTCTCGCTGCGGCGCTCCGTCTTCTCGCCGCAGGGTTACAGCCTTTCCAACCCGGGCTATCCCGACCTGCCCTCCCGCCCGCCCCGCGATCCCCTCGAGGTCAACCCCGAGGCCTACTTCGGCTTCGGTCCCTTCCTGGATCTCCGCTCGCGAGGGGTGATGTCGGACCTGCCGGTCATGAAGGTGCGGGCCAGCGACCCCGCCTACTGGAGCGGGCTGGTCTTCCGCCGGTACAACGGCTTTGCGTGGGAGCTGCCCCAGGGGGAGCCGGAAAGGCTGTACACGCCGGAGCAGCCCTTCACCATCACCATGACGGAGGGGCAATCGCACCTGGCGACGAAAAACCTGGTGCAGACCTACTACCTCGAGAGCGAGCAGCCCAACGTCATCTTCGCGGCTTACCGTCCAGCCCTGCTCTATTACCCCTCCGACTACATCTACCGGGACGAGTCCGGCCTGAAAAGCCCCTTCACCCTGTCCCAGGGGCTGGTTTACAGCGCGGTCTCGTACTGCATCGAGTACAGCGACGATGAACTCCTGCCCATGGCGGGAAGGGTGCGCGAGGGGGAGATGGCCCCCTACCTCGAGCTGCCCGAGCTGCCGGAACGCGTGCGGCGGCTTGCCGAGGAGATCGCGCCCCGCGAAGGCAACGTGCTGGTAAAGGCCCGGGCCATCGAGGACTACCTGGCGCGCAACTACGAATATTCCCTGGACGTGCCCCCCCTGCCCCCGGGGAAGGACGCGGTGGACTTTTTCCTCTTCGAGACCCGGCGCGGGTACTGCGAGCACTTCGCCACCGCCTACGCCGTCCTCTGCCGCCTGGCGGGGGTCCCCTCCCGCGTGGTGACAGGCTACTCCACGGGTGAATACAATCCCTTCACCGGCCTCTACGAGGTGAGCCTGGACGACGCGCACGCGTGGGCCGAGATCTATCTGCCGGGCGTGGGCTGGGTGGCCAGGGAGCCGACGCCCGGTTTCGCGCTGCCCGACTACCGGCAGTCATATGGAATATTCTGGATATTCAGGGACCTCTTCTCGTGGCTCGGCCGCGGCATCGCCTCCCTTTTCCCTCCCTCCCTGCGGGCTTTCTTCAAATCCGCCTTCTCCGCCCTCGCCTCCGGGGTGAAGGGCCTGTTTTCCGGCCTCGCCTATTCTTCGCGCGAGGCGCCCTGGCTCCCGGCTACCTTCTTCCTCCTGCTCGTCGCCGCCGCCTTCGCGGTTCGCGCGCGAGCGCGCCGCCGCAGCGCGCACGCACTTGCCCTTGCCGGCGACCCCATCGCGGCCATGGAGGCGTTCCTGCGCTCCCTGGAGCCCCTGGGGATCGCGCGCGTGCCCCAGCAGACGCTGTGGGAGTACCGGGAGCGCGTCGCTTCCGCGCTCCCCGGGATAAGCCTCGAGGAGGAATTCCGCCTCTTTGAAAGGGCGCGCTACGGCGGGGGCCGGCTGGATCCAGCGGAGCTCTCCTTCCTGAAGCGCGGTTTGGCCCGCGCCGTCGAGGAAGCCGGCCTACTCCACGGAAAGGGCGGGTTCCGGAAGGCGCGCGATAGGTGTAGCCCGGCGCAGGCGCGGGGCACCGATGCGCGCTGA
- a CDS encoding ABC transporter ATP-binding protein translates to MHDLLEVKNVSKAYRAKSGEVKAVDDVDLLARRGEVTVIVGPSGSGKTTLLHLIGSLERPDAGEINVFGENICRPDADLIHYRRRRVGFVFQMFNLVSSLTALENVTLPMDLEGVPAAEQRRRAEELLERMGIDHRLQGARTNRMSGGEKQRVAIARALANDPDVILADEPTGNLDSTTGKVVVDILAELARRDGKCVIIVTHDEDILRAADWAYHMRDGRLTGLEMEG, encoded by the coding sequence ATGCACGACCTCTTGGAGGTAAAAAACGTCAGCAAGGCCTATCGCGCGAAGTCGGGCGAGGTGAAGGCGGTCGACGACGTGGACCTCCTTGCCCGCCGCGGCGAGGTCACGGTCATCGTGGGGCCGTCCGGCTCCGGAAAGACCACCCTGCTCCACCTCATCGGCTCGCTGGAGCGGCCGGACGCGGGGGAGATAAACGTCTTCGGCGAGAACATCTGCCGGCCGGACGCCGACCTCATCCATTACCGGCGCAGGCGGGTAGGGTTCGTCTTCCAGATGTTCAACCTCGTCTCCTCCCTCACGGCCCTGGAAAACGTCACCCTTCCCATGGACCTCGAGGGCGTGCCCGCGGCGGAGCAGCGCAGGCGGGCGGAGGAGCTCCTGGAAAGGATGGGCATCGACCACCGCCTGCAGGGGGCCAGGACCAACCGCATGAGCGGAGGCGAAAAGCAGCGCGTTGCCATCGCGCGGGCCCTGGCCAACGACCCCGACGTGATCCTTGCCGACGAGCCCACGGGAAACCTGGATTCCACCACGGGGAAGGTGGTGGTGGACATCCTGGCGGAGCTGGCGCGCAGGGACGGCAAGTGCGTGATCATCGTCACCCACGACGAGGACATCCTGCGGGCGGCGGACTGGGCTTATCATATGCGGGACGGGCGGCTCACGGGCCTGGAAATGGAAGGATAA
- a CDS encoding DUF58 domain-containing protein, giving the protein MLALRTVAALALAFSMILIGINSQSGWLFWLAGLCIAAVAVSWVDSLAEVRRLEVERLVKEEAVEGETVEITLRVRNRGRFSRNLLLLVDEDPSLVAASRGFRPGRLRRGFRWPSESPPHERAEQAGPSCGRVALFLPRVEAGQAASLSYRRGGLRRGEYRDWPVYIYSEGILGLAKHQARLAVASRLTVLPSHVELQRLPLLDSLPRAAWSTASLSSRGSGMDFYGVREFQAGDPLRHVHWKSTARRGELVVREFEEETSMPVLVLIDNRQITGKKMREDPPLDIQARLAASIACYAQLRGHPVTLAAYEGRELLLHEPQGLPGALRWLASLQPTCALPPREQVQGLRFLLTGGCTLFRLVFAGGAGWEPATDDPSLPCRTLPVIVAPAAEGEGSPMRGRDGTGGALPQGIPDGHGQGRRGFALYREGDDIAQCLESSFPA; this is encoded by the coding sequence TTGCTGGCTTTGCGTACCGTCGCGGCTCTCGCCCTCGCCTTTTCCATGATCCTCATCGGCATCAACTCGCAGTCCGGCTGGTTGTTCTGGCTTGCCGGCCTCTGTATCGCCGCCGTCGCGGTCTCATGGGTGGATTCCCTGGCGGAGGTCAGAAGGCTGGAGGTCGAGCGCCTGGTGAAAGAAGAGGCGGTGGAGGGGGAAACGGTCGAGATAACCCTGCGCGTCCGCAACCGCGGCCGCTTCTCCCGCAACCTCCTGCTGCTCGTGGACGAAGACCCGTCTCTTGTGGCCGCGTCCAGGGGTTTCCGTCCCGGGCGCCTGCGCCGCGGTTTCCGCTGGCCCTCCGAAAGCCCGCCACATGAGCGCGCGGAGCAAGCCGGTCCCTCGTGCGGCAGGGTCGCGCTCTTCCTGCCCCGGGTGGAGGCCGGGCAGGCGGCGTCCCTCTCCTACCGCCGCGGGGGGCTGCGCAGGGGCGAGTATCGTGACTGGCCCGTGTACATATACTCCGAGGGGATCCTGGGGCTGGCGAAACACCAGGCAAGACTCGCGGTCGCCTCCCGCCTGACCGTGCTCCCTTCCCACGTGGAACTGCAACGCCTCCCGCTGCTCGACTCGCTGCCGCGTGCGGCGTGGTCCACGGCCAGCCTTTCCTCCAGGGGCAGCGGCATGGATTTCTACGGCGTGAGGGAATTCCAGGCGGGCGACCCCCTGCGCCACGTGCACTGGAAGTCCACCGCGCGCCGGGGCGAGCTGGTGGTCAGGGAGTTCGAAGAGGAAACGAGCATGCCCGTCCTCGTCCTCATCGACAACCGCCAGATCACGGGCAAGAAGATGCGGGAGGATCCCCCCCTGGACATACAGGCGCGCCTTGCCGCCAGCATCGCCTGCTACGCGCAGCTGCGCGGACACCCGGTCACCCTTGCGGCTTACGAGGGACGGGAGCTCCTGCTCCACGAGCCCCAGGGGCTGCCCGGCGCCCTGCGCTGGCTGGCGTCCCTGCAGCCGACCTGCGCCCTGCCTCCGCGGGAGCAGGTACAGGGCCTGCGCTTTCTTCTCACGGGAGGTTGCACGCTCTTCCGGCTGGTGTTCGCGGGGGGCGCGGGGTGGGAGCCCGCCACCGACGACCCCTCGCTCCCGTGCCGCACCCTCCCGGTCATCGTGGCCCCCGCCGCCGAAGGCGAGGGGAGTCCCATGCGCGGGAGGGATGGGACGGGCGGGGCCCTACCGCAGGGTATCCCGGACGGCCACGGGCAGGGCAGGCGGGGGTTCGCGCTCTATCGCGAGGGAGATGACATAGCGCAATGCCTGGAAAGCTCCTTTCCCGCCTGA
- a CDS encoding alpha/beta fold hydrolase: MATVEFTLHASGVAIRGEVIAPDGKGQAPLVILCHGIPSGAPTEGDPGYEALAERFNREGVAACIFNFRGTGESGGDFSLPGWMRDLEAVLDAARGAEDAFRACDPRSIAMMGFSGGGAVSIVCAARTGGLRALAAISAPADFSHLITREGIGGFIAHAREIGIIRDPRYPASEEEYYREMHECRPVEVVARISPTPLLIVHGDDDDTVPVTEARLLYEAAREPKELFIVPGGGHRLRLDEVAMDKAVSWMLQRLR; the protein is encoded by the coding sequence GTGGCGACGGTTGAGTTCACCCTGCATGCGAGCGGGGTAGCCATACGGGGGGAAGTGATCGCGCCGGACGGGAAGGGCCAGGCGCCCCTGGTCATCCTTTGCCACGGCATACCAAGCGGGGCGCCCACGGAGGGCGACCCCGGCTACGAGGCCCTCGCGGAGAGGTTCAACCGGGAAGGGGTCGCGGCCTGCATCTTCAACTTCCGGGGAACGGGGGAATCGGGGGGCGATTTTTCCCTGCCGGGCTGGATGCGGGACCTGGAAGCGGTGCTGGACGCGGCGCGGGGGGCGGAAGATGCCTTCCGGGCGTGCGATCCCCGCAGCATCGCCATGATGGGGTTCAGCGGGGGAGGGGCGGTGAGCATCGTCTGTGCGGCCCGCACGGGCGGGTTGCGCGCCCTGGCGGCCATTTCCGCGCCCGCTGATTTCTCTCATCTCATCACCCGCGAGGGGATCGGGGGTTTCATAGCGCACGCGCGCGAGATCGGGATCATACGCGACCCGCGTTATCCCGCTTCGGAGGAGGAGTATTACCGGGAGATGCACGAATGCCGTCCCGTGGAGGTTGTGGCGAGGATATCCCCCACGCCGCTGCTCATCGTGCACGGGGACGACGACGACACGGTGCCCGTCACGGAGGCGCGGCTCCTCTACGAGGCGGCGCGGGAACCCAAGGAGCTTTTCATCGTCCCGGGCGGGGGGCACAGGCTCAGGCTCGACGAAGTGGCCATGGACAAGGCCGTTAGCTGGATGCTTCAGAGGCTGCGGTAG
- a CDS encoding arginine--tRNA ligase has product MIVKELRELIERALAEAASAGEIPPAEGVDFVLERPRHKAHGDWATNVALVLASRAGHSPRDVAEALSRRLEAMSRAGGTGEGGSAGARVLSAVEVAGPGFINFSLDRDRVLAELVRVAGEGEGYGRWELGGGKRVLVEFVSANPVGPLHVGHGRWAALGDVLCNLLEAVGFDVDREFYLNDHGTQMEVFAASVEARYLELVGREVGFPEEGYHGSYIKDIARALIEEDGGRLADAPPEERRRELGERAYRLALAHIRESLDAFGVHFDTWFSERELHRSGSVQREIRKLLEEGLAYEKDGAVWMATSRFGDDKDRVLVRRNGAPTYFAADIAYHLDKLARGYGHLINIWGADHHGYVRRMQAAMEAKGRPGVLEVILGQLVNLKRGGEPVRMSKRTGEMVTFDELVAEVGRDAARYLFLTRSQDTALDFDIQLAVEESMENPVYYVQYAHARICSILRYGLGRGLELSEEIPDPETLRLLGAEEEMDLALKLFEFEELVRDAALDRAPHRLTRYLEELAAAFHLFYNRHRVISDDAGLTAARLFLVRCTLQVLRNGLALLGVSAPESM; this is encoded by the coding sequence TTGATCGTCAAGGAATTGCGTGAACTCATCGAGCGGGCGCTCGCCGAGGCCGCAAGCGCCGGGGAGATCCCGCCCGCGGAGGGGGTGGATTTCGTCCTCGAGAGGCCCCGGCACAAGGCGCACGGGGACTGGGCCACCAACGTCGCCCTGGTGCTGGCCAGCAGGGCGGGCCACAGCCCGCGCGACGTGGCCGAGGCCCTGTCGCGACGCCTGGAGGCGATGTCGCGTGCCGGCGGGACGGGGGAGGGGGGCTCGGCAGGCGCACGCGTGTTGAGCGCGGTGGAGGTCGCAGGCCCCGGTTTCATCAACTTCTCCCTGGACCGCGACCGCGTGCTCGCGGAGCTGGTGCGCGTGGCCGGCGAGGGGGAGGGCTACGGTCGCTGGGAGCTGGGCGGGGGAAAGCGGGTGCTGGTGGAGTTCGTCTCCGCCAATCCCGTGGGGCCCCTGCACGTGGGGCACGGGCGCTGGGCGGCGCTGGGAGACGTTCTCTGCAACCTGCTGGAAGCGGTGGGCTTCGACGTGGACCGCGAGTTCTACCTCAACGATCACGGCACACAGATGGAGGTCTTCGCCGCCTCGGTGGAGGCCCGCTACCTCGAGCTGGTCGGCCGCGAGGTGGGGTTCCCCGAGGAGGGCTACCACGGCTCCTACATCAAGGATATCGCCCGCGCCCTCATCGAGGAGGACGGGGGCCGCCTGGCGGACGCGCCCCCGGAGGAACGGAGGCGTGAGCTGGGGGAGAGGGCCTACCGCCTCGCCCTCGCCCACATCCGGGAATCCCTGGACGCCTTCGGCGTGCACTTCGACACCTGGTTCAGCGAACGCGAGCTGCACCGCAGCGGGAGCGTGCAAAGGGAGATAAGGAAATTACTGGAAGAGGGACTGGCCTACGAGAAGGACGGCGCCGTGTGGATGGCCACCTCCCGCTTCGGAGACGACAAGGACCGGGTGCTGGTGCGCAGAAACGGCGCTCCCACCTACTTCGCCGCCGACATCGCCTACCACCTGGACAAGCTCGCGCGGGGATACGGGCACCTCATCAACATCTGGGGGGCGGACCACCACGGCTACGTGCGCCGCATGCAGGCCGCCATGGAGGCCAAGGGCCGTCCCGGTGTCCTGGAGGTCATTCTGGGCCAGCTGGTGAACCTCAAGCGCGGCGGCGAACCGGTGCGCATGTCCAAGCGCACGGGAGAGATGGTCACCTTCGACGAGCTGGTGGCCGAGGTGGGAAGGGACGCCGCCCGCTACCTCTTCCTCACCCGCAGCCAGGACACGGCGCTCGACTTCGACATCCAGCTCGCGGTGGAGGAGAGCATGGAAAACCCCGTCTACTACGTGCAGTACGCGCACGCGCGCATCTGCAGCATCCTGCGCTACGGCCTGGGGCGGGGACTCGAGCTGAGCGAGGAGATCCCGGACCCGGAAACCCTGCGCCTGCTCGGCGCCGAGGAGGAGATGGACCTGGCACTGAAGCTCTTCGAGTTCGAGGAGCTGGTGCGCGACGCCGCCCTGGACCGCGCGCCACACCGCCTGACCCGTTACCTGGAAGAGCTCGCCGCCGCCTTCCACCTCTTCTACAACCGCCACCGCGTCATCAGCGACGACGCCGGCCTCACCGCCGCCCGCCTTTTCCTGGTCCGCTGCACCCTGCAGGTGCTGCGCAACGGCCTGGCGTTGCTGGGCGTCTCCGCCCCCGAGAGCATGTGA
- a CDS encoding MoxR family ATPase — MEPQHVEGREGPARALVDNICRVIRGKDEQVALAVIALLSGGHLLVEDVPGVGKTMLARSLALSINGTYRRIQFTPDLLPSDVTGTTVFDQRSSDFEFKPGPIFANVVLADEINRATPRTQSSLLEAMDEGQVTADGATYPLPRPFFVIATQNPVEYHGTYPLPEGQLDRFCMSITLGYPSRETEQEVVAAQLRDHPVSSLEPVLVAADIPELQRAARAVKVHPDVLSYAVSLVRATREEEGLFLGASPRGSIFLVRTSQARAFLSGRDFVTPDDIKAMAVPVLSHRVIPSSRSRRLDDARSLVMKVMESIPVPVL, encoded by the coding sequence CTGGAACCGCAACACGTCGAGGGAAGGGAAGGGCCGGCGCGGGCCCTGGTGGATAACATCTGCCGGGTGATACGGGGAAAGGACGAGCAGGTCGCGCTGGCGGTGATCGCCCTCCTGAGCGGGGGCCACCTCCTGGTCGAAGACGTGCCCGGCGTGGGCAAGACCATGCTGGCGCGTTCCCTCGCCCTCTCCATCAACGGCACCTACCGCCGCATCCAGTTCACGCCCGACCTGCTTCCCTCCGACGTGACGGGGACCACGGTCTTCGACCAGAGGTCGTCGGATTTCGAGTTCAAGCCCGGACCCATCTTCGCCAACGTGGTGCTGGCGGACGAGATAAACCGCGCCACCCCCCGCACCCAGTCCAGCCTGCTGGAGGCCATGGACGAGGGGCAGGTGACCGCGGACGGGGCCACATATCCCCTCCCGAGGCCCTTCTTCGTCATCGCCACCCAGAACCCGGTTGAATACCACGGCACCTATCCCCTGCCGGAGGGACAGCTCGACCGCTTCTGCATGAGCATCACCCTCGGCTACCCCTCGCGGGAGACGGAGCAGGAGGTGGTGGCGGCCCAGCTCAGGGACCACCCCGTGAGCTCGCTGGAACCCGTGCTCGTCGCCGCGGACATCCCCGAGCTGCAGCGTGCCGCCAGGGCGGTGAAGGTCCATCCCGACGTCCTCTCGTACGCGGTGAGCCTGGTGCGGGCGACCCGCGAGGAAGAGGGCCTCTTCCTCGGCGCGAGCCCGCGCGGGTCCATCTTCCTCGTCCGCACCTCCCAGGCCAGGGCGTTCCTCTCCGGCCGCGACTTCGTGACCCCCGACGACATCAAGGCCATGGCCGTTCCCGTGCTCTCACACCGCGTCATCCCCTCCTCGCGCTCCCGCAGGCTCGACGATGCGCGCTCCCTGGTCATGAAGGTCATGGAGAGCATCCCCGTCCCGGTGCTCTAG